In Saccharomyces cerevisiae S288C chromosome V, complete sequence, one DNA window encodes the following:
- the COX15 gene encoding Cox15p (Heme a synthase; required for the hydroxylation of heme O to form heme A, an essential prosthetic group for cytochrome c oxidase; oligomerization is required for function): MLFRNIEVGRQAAKLLTRTSSRLAWQSIGASRNISTIRQQIRKTQLYNFKKTVSIRPFSLSSPVFKPHVASESNPIESRLKTSKNVAYWLIGTSGLVFGIVVLGGLTRLTESGLSITEWKPVTGTLPPMNQKEWEEEFIKYKESPEFKLLNSHIDLDEFKFIFFMEWIHRLWGRAIGAVFILPAVYFAVSKKTSGHVNKRLFGLAGLLGLQGFVGWWMVKSGLDQEQLDARKSKPTVSQYRLTTHLGTAFFLYMGMLWTGLEILRECKWIKNPVQAISLFKKLDNPAIGPMRKISLALLAVSFLTAMSGGMVAGLDAGWVYNTWPKMGERWFPSSRELMDENFCRREDKKDLWWRNLLENPVTVQLVHRTCAYVAFTSVLAAHMYAIKKKAVIPRNAMTSLHVMMGVVTLQATLGILTILYLVPISLASIHQAGALALLTSSLVFASQLRKPRAPMRNVIITLPHSSKVTSGKILSEASKLASKPL; the protein is encoded by the coding sequence ATGCTTTTCAGAAACATAGAAGTGGGCAGGCAGGCAGCTAAGCTATTAACGAGAACCTCGAGTCGTTTGGCCTGGCAAAGTATTGGGGCCTCAAGGAATATTTCTACCATCAGACAACAAATCAGAAAGACTCAACTATATAATTTTAAGAAAACTGTGAGCATCCGTCCATTTTCTCTCTCCTCCCCTGTTTTTAAACCACATGTTGCTTCAGAATCAAACCCTATAGAATCACGTTTGAAGACCTCGAAGAATGTTGCTTACTGGTTAATAGGTACATCCGGTTTGGTATTTGGTATTGTTGTTCTTGGTGGGTTGACTAGACTAACAGAATCGGGGCTGAGTATTACCGAATGGAAACCTGTCACAGGTACTTTGCCCCCTATGAACCAGAAGGAATGGGAAGAAGAATTTATCAAGTATAAGGAATCACCAGAATTTAAATTGTTGAATTCTCACATTGATTTAGACGAGTTCaagtttatattttttatggAGTGGATTCATAGATTGTGGGGTCGTGCTATCGGCGCTGTTTTTATATTACCTGCAGTTTATTTCGCTGTATCTAAAAAAACTTCAGGCCATGTCAATAAGAGGTTGTTTGGTCTCGCAGGTTTATTAGGATTACAAGGATTTGTTGGTTGGTGGATGGTGAAGTCTGGTCTTGATCAAGAGCAACTAGACgcaagaaaatcaaagcCTACCGTTTCTCAATATAGACTTACTACGCATTTGGGTACCGCCTTCTTTTTATACATGGGTATGCTCTGGACTGGTTTGGAAATATTGAGAGAATGTAAATGGATTAAGAACCCTGTTCAAGCCATTAGtctcttcaaaaaattagataatCCCGCAATTGGCCCAATGAGAAAGATTTCTTTAGCTTTGTTAGCGGTGTCTTTCCTTACCGCTATGAGTGGCGGTATGGTTGCCGGTTTGGATGCTGGTTGGGTCTATAACACCTGGCCAAAAATGGGTGAACGATGGTTCCCTAGTTCTCGTGAATTAATGGACGAAAACTTCTGTAGAAGAGAGGACAAGAAAGATCTGTGGTGGAGGAATTTGCTAGAAAACCCGGTTACAGTTCAGTTGGTCCATAGGACATGTGCGTACGTTGCGTTTACATCAGTACTAGCTGCTCATATGTACGCTATCAAAAAGAAGGCCGTAATTCCAAGGAACGCGATGACCTCTTTGCATGTTATGATGGGCGTCGTTACTTTACAAGCAACACTTGGTATTTTAACTATATTGTACCTAGTCCCAATATCGTTAGCTTCTATCCATCAAGCTGGTGCTTTGGCGTTGCTAACAAGTTCTTTGGTGTTTGCCTCTCAATTAAGGAAGCCAAGAGCTCCGATGAGAAACGTAATCATTACCTTGCCACATTCAAGCAAAGTAACTAGCGGTAAAATTTTAAGTGAAGCGTCGAAGTTAGCCTCGAAACCATTATAA
- the MAG1 gene encoding DNA-3-methyladenine glycosylase II (3-methyl-adenine DNA glycosylase; initiates base excision repair (BER) by removing damaged bases to create abasic sites that are subsequently repaired; expansion of BER repair removes alkylated bases resulting from alkylating agent-induced DNA damage, compensating for the lack of DNA repair by oxidative dealkylation; protein abundance increases in response to DNA replication stress) → MKLKREYDELIKADAVKEIAKELGSRPLEVALPEKYIARHEEKFNMACEHILEKDPSLFPILKNNEFTLYLKETQVPNTLEDYFIRLASTILSQQISGQAAESIKARVVSLYGGAFPDYKILFEDFKDPAKCAEIAKCGLSKRKMIYLESLAVYFTEKYKDIEKLFGQKDNDEEVIESLVTNVKGIGPWSAKMFLISGLKRMDVFAPEDLGIARGFSKYLSDKPELEKELMRERKVVKKSKIKHKKYNWKIYDDDIMEKCSETFSPYRSVFMFILWRLASTNTDAMMKAEENFVKS, encoded by the coding sequence ATGAAACTAAAAAGGGAGTATGATGAGTTAATAAAAGCAGACGCTGTTAAGGAAATAGCAAAAGAATTAGGGTCTCGACCTCTAGAGGTTGCTCTTCCTGAGAAATATATTGCTAGACATGAAGAAAAGTTCAATATGGCTTGCGAACACATTTTAGAGAAAGATCCATCACTTTTTCCCATACTTAAGAATAATGAATTTACGTTGTACTTGAAGGAGACTCAAGTCCCTAATACACTCGAAGATTATTTTATTAGGCTTGCAAGCACAATTTTGTCTCAACAGATCAGTGGCCAAGCAGCTGAAAGCATCAAGGCAAGGGTTGTCAGTCTTTATGGCGGTGCATTTCCTGATTACAAAATCCTTTTCGAAGACTTCAAAGACCCAGCAAAATGTGCAGAAATCGCAAAATGTGGATTGagtaaaaggaaaatgataTATCTAGAGTCTCTTGCTGTCTATTTTACTGAAAAATATAAGGATATCGAAAAGCTCTTCGGtcaaaaagataatgaTGAGGAAGTGATTGAAAGTTTAGTTACGAATGTAAAAGGTATAGGCCCATGGAGTGCCAAAATGTTCTTGATCTCCGGattgaaaagaatggaTGTATTTGCTCCTGAAGATCTAGGTATTGCTAGgggtttttcaaaataccTTTCAGATAAGCcagaattggaaaaagaattaatGCGTGAAAGAAAAGTAGTTAAAAAGAGTAAGATTAAGCATAAGAAATACAACTGGAAAATATATGACGACGACATAATGGAAAAATGCTCTGAAACATTTTCTCCGTATAGGTCTGTGTTTATGTTCATACTTTGGAGGCTCGCGAGCACAAATACAGATGCCATGATGAAGgcagaagaaaatttcGTGAAATCCTAA